In Gammaproteobacteria bacterium, a genomic segment contains:
- a CDS encoding type II toxin-antitoxin system prevent-host-death family antitoxin, translating into MRSHNESDVVTMNISVRELKSRLSAYLARARQGETLVITARRKPMARLGPLPAAEASGMAGVQWSRGKPVRFLESRGKVHLKGEPAAKAVLEDR; encoded by the coding sequence ATGAGGTCACATAATGAATCCGATGTGGTCACCATGAATATTTCGGTGCGTGAGCTGAAGAGCCGACTTTCCGCCTATCTGGCCCGTGCGCGCCAGGGCGAAACGCTGGTGATCACCGCCCGGCGCAAGCCCATGGCAAGGCTCGGGCCGCTGCCGGCCGCTGAGGCGTCGGGGATGGCGGGCGTGCAATGGAGCCGCGGCAAACCCGTGCGCTTCCTCGAAAGCCGCGGCAAGGTCCATCTCAAGGGTGAGCCGGCGGCAAAAGCGGTGCTGGAAGATCGGTGA
- a CDS encoding tRNA-binding protein, producing the protein MNTISWQDFEKLELRAGTVLAAEPFPEARKPAYKLKVDFGLEIGIKQSSVQITVHYRPEELVGRQVLGVVNFPAKRIGPFMSECLICGFYRDDGSVVLAVPERPVPNGAKLG; encoded by the coding sequence ATGAATACCATCAGCTGGCAGGATTTTGAAAAGTTGGAACTGCGCGCCGGCACAGTGTTGGCTGCCGAACCGTTCCCCGAGGCGCGAAAACCGGCGTACAAATTGAAGGTGGATTTTGGTCTGGAAATCGGCATCAAGCAGAGTTCCGTGCAGATCACGGTGCATTATCGGCCTGAGGAACTGGTCGGGCGGCAGGTGCTGGGGGTGGTGAATTTCCCAGCCAAACGCATTGGACCGTTCATGTCCGAGTGCCTGATCTGCGGCTTCTATCGCGACGACGGTAGCGTGGTGCTGGCGGTGCCGGAGCGGCCGGTGCCGAACGGTGCAAAGCTCGGTTAG
- the folA gene encoding type 3 dihydrofolate reductase: protein MSLALIVAVGENNEIGMHGRMPWHLPADLKHFKALTLGKPVIMGRKTFEAIGKPLPERRNIVVSRNPAWYAPGCESAASLTDAMVLVAGVREIMLIGGGELYREALPRAQRIYLTRVHARFEADTFFPVLDPAEWRETVREDHAADARNPFAYSFITLERRVPASLA from the coding sequence ATGTCTCTGGCCCTCATCGTCGCCGTCGGCGAAAACAATGAGATCGGCATGCACGGCAGGATGCCGTGGCATCTGCCGGCGGACCTCAAGCACTTCAAGGCACTTACGCTCGGCAAGCCGGTAATCATGGGTCGCAAGACCTTCGAGGCCATTGGCAAACCCTTGCCTGAGCGGCGCAACATCGTGGTAAGCCGGAACCCGGCGTGGTACGCGCCCGGCTGCGAATCCGCGGCGTCGCTCACCGATGCGATGGTGCTGGTGGCCGGTGTGCGGGAAATCATGCTCATCGGCGGCGGCGAGCTGTACCGCGAGGCGCTGCCGCGTGCGCAACGGATTTACCTCACGCGCGTACACGCGCGCTTCGAGGCCGACACATTCTTCCCTGTGCTCGATCCCGCCGAGTGGCGTGAAACGGTGCGTGAGGATCACGCTGCCGATGCGCGCAATCCTTTTGCCTACTCTTTCATTACTCTGGAACGGCGCGTGCCTGCCAGTCTGGCTTGA
- a CDS encoding type II toxin-antitoxin system VapC family toxin: protein MILYLDTSALVKLYVTEDYSDLVQTAAKAADSLASSVVGYVEAHAAFARLHRERLLSGLQHELARQRFREDWRDMRRVETSEVVLERAAELAEAFSLRAYDSIHLAAADYLARAANEALVFACHDAALNKAAKVLGMRLLDRPVK from the coding sequence GTGATCCTGTATCTGGATACTTCGGCGCTGGTGAAACTCTACGTGACTGAGGATTACAGCGATCTTGTGCAAACAGCCGCCAAGGCGGCCGATTCGCTGGCCTCCTCAGTGGTCGGCTACGTCGAGGCCCATGCGGCATTTGCACGGTTGCACCGCGAACGGCTCCTGAGCGGACTACAGCATGAGCTGGCGCGCCAGCGTTTCAGGGAGGATTGGCGCGACATGCGGCGCGTCGAAACGAGCGAGGTGGTGCTGGAGCGGGCGGCGGAACTGGCCGAAGCATTTTCCCTGCGCGCTTACGACAGCATACATCTCGCCGCCGCAGATTATCTCGCACGTGCGGCAAACGAGGCGCTGGTATTTGCGTGCCACGATGCCGCGCTCAACAAGGCTGCCAAGGTGCTCGGCATGCGCCTGCTTGACAGGCCCGTCAAATGA